The Amycolatopsis solani genome segment TACAACCTGGGCAACGGCACCGGGTTCTCCGTCCTCGAGGTGATCGAGGCCTGCCGCGAGGTCACCGGCCACGCGGTGCCGGCCGTGGTGGCCCCGCGCCGCGCGGGCGACCCGTCGGTGCTCGTGGCCGCCAGCGACCGGGCCCGCGAGGAACTCGGGTGGAAGCCGGAGCGGGTCGAGCTGACCGGGATCGTGCGCGACGCTTGGGAGTTCACCCAGGGTCGGCGGGCCGAGGGCTGAGGCAGCCGGTTGCTGCCCGCTACACCGAGCTCGGGATGTCGGGGTGGCATCCCCGGTCGCACCGGGACACGCTCACCCGGCTCGTGCCGGTCGGTGACCAGGCTGGGGAAGAGCGCCGGCGGGAAGGCGCACGACCTGGCCTGAGAAGAACCCGGCGCGAGCCCCGCGCGGACCGGATCGGGGGCGACGCGCGCCCGGAGCTGAGGCGCCTGGCGAACGTCCCTTTGCGACAGTCCACCGGGGACGGTGCGTCAGCCGGGCCGGCTCGGCTCGGGGTCCGGGGTGATCAGGTTGTAGCCGCGCGTGCCTGCCGGGTCGGCGTGCATTGCCAGGGCCAGTAGCTCCTCCGGGGGCATGCCGCGGCTCAGCACGTTCAGCAGCAGGGTCGCCAGGCCGTGGCCCGGGTCTGCCGCCAGTGCGTTCTCGAGTGCCATGCCGGCGAAGGCGCCGTCGCCGCGCAGGTATGCCGTGTAGCCCAGGAGGGCGGCCGGTGCCGCTCGTTGGGGGGCCGGGAGCTCGCGGACCAGGGTGAGCCACAGGCGCTCCGCTTCGCGGGCGCTCGGGCTGCCGGGTGGGACGGCCATGCTGAAACACGCGTCGCGGACCTGCGGGAGTGTCAGGGCGCCGGCCAGCCGGATGGCTTGCTCGTCGCTCGGCGGGCCGTCGTCTCGGCGCTGGCGGTCGAACGCGGCCCGGAACTCCGCCGCCGCGTCGGAACCGCTCGGGGTGGGGAGTCCGGCCAGGAGGTCGGCCCGGCGCTCGAGGGCCTCCGGGCAGCGCGGGTCGAGGAGCGCCTCCATCTCGGCTCGGCTGTCGAACGCCACCTGGCCGCTCTCGGTGGCGGCGGCCGCCACCACCGTCGCGCGGGGGTCCGGGAGCTCGCCGCCGCAGTCGTCGGCCTGGTAGCAGGCCCACCGCGCGCCTGGGGTGATGTGCGGGGTCCACATCGCGTGCAGGACTGGGAGGCCGTACTGGCCCAGCGCGTCCGCCAGGTGCTTGGCGAAGCCCGCGTGCGGCGGCGGGCTGCCGGGTCTTCGCCGGCCG includes the following:
- a CDS encoding DUF4192 domain-containing protein yields the protein MTTATPAGRLPVDLRDPALLLAALPYLVGFRPEKSVVLLGHRAPDGNRVGLVLRADVPGRQDRARQAQALAPRLAAGHHTGVTIAIVGGRRRPGSPPPHAGFAKHLADALGQYGLPVLHAMWTPHITPGARWACYQADDCGGELPDPRATVVAAAATESGQVAFDSRAEMEALLDPRCPEALERRADLLAGLPTPSGSDAAAEFRAAFDRQRRDDGPPSDEQAIRLAGALTLPQVRDACFSMAVPPGSPSAREAERLWLTLVRELPAPQRAAPAALLGYTAYLRGDGAFAGMALENALAADPGHGLATLLLNVLSRGMPPEELLALAMHADPAGTRGYNLITPDPEPSRPG